The DNA region TACCAAATTCATAACAATTATTCAGAGAATACACTTTTTGAGGACCTAACTCCATGTCCAGAGAACCACATGTATTTCTGATTTTCACTGCTTTTGCGCCTAGAAATCTAAACCAGGAATCACTGAACAAATAATATAGCCTACACCCCCAAAGAAAATAAGATGGGAAACAACAGGTAGATcacaagaaaataaagaaagaataaaatcaatatcatcatttttccccctcaaattTTCTTAAGTTGTTTCACAAATTAAAAGGGGCCAGGAATCACTCTTCCAAATTCCCTTAGTTAAAATTTACTGAACTCCTGTGtagtatttatattttaaaacacaaattatACATAAAGTTCTTAACAAAATGTTTATCTAAGAGTATGATTATTCAGATTATGGGCAGAGTCCCCAACAAATAAGATGCACACGAGGTCTCTATGGTTTTTGAAGTAATTACCTACTTGCCCATTTCTAAAGAAGTAACAGTGTAAGAGTGCAGCCAATGTGTCAAAAACATTATAGCTCGCTGCTTTCATTTATAGTGCTGGGGGAGGCATTAAGGTACACTTAAATTGGAACTCAAAACCTAGAACTTATTCTCAATATTTAAATTTTAGCTCTtaaaccaatgaagaaaaaaaaaaaagcgaagaaTTGATTTGCCCATAAACTTTGGCTACTTTGGAGACTGATATCCAGTACGAAACCATCTTCAGCAACTGGTCCAGTGACAAACTGGGTTTTCATTAATTTTCTACTTCATATAGATAGCACAACCAAAAGTTACCTATCATATTCCAGGTGACTGTATATCAATTATTTACAGTATTATAGCACTGCCCACACTCTTCTCAATTTTTCTCGTGATACAATCAACACACACTTTTTAGACAGCTTGAGCCATTTATTTTAACTCTTACATCTTTACCCCTCCCCCCTGCGAAGTTACCACTAATTCAAACCATAAATATATAGCAATGATTTCGCTGTTCTTTCTAATCCAAAGTACTGATGCTTCAGTATTGCTACGCTGAACTGTATCTGCCATACTGGCCTGTAATCCTGATTACGGAGCCTCTTTGGAATTTCTCCAATTTAGGGGACTAACATTATAAATGTTTATTTAGAcaacagcctcactgaagtcatcAGACTGCCTCATATGCGAAAAGTTAAGCTTCCATCTAATGCCTGGTTGAAAGTTTTGACATTATTACTAAGTTACTTTTTGGTAAGTCTGTAATGCTAGCAAACTCTCCAGCCTGGAAGCAGCCACTCTGACAGAAAACTACTCTGACTGCTCCACCTTGGGTCAAGTGGAGTTTTGTTATGGTAGGTCATGAGAAATCCTCCTCCAGCTGCCACCCCGTGTGTCCGCAcaagggggtgggggtgggccTGCATAGTTATAGTGGCAAAACAAAAAGCCTACTCAAAATCCACATATATGCAAAATGACAACTTGGACCAGAAattcaacttcctcttcctgattttCTATCAAATTAGCAAAAAGAGGCATTAGTAACCCATGCTAATGACCACTAATGCATTTTTCTATCTAAAATGTGTGATCACTTTTTCCGTGAAAATAGgaaaaacttgcatttttcaCGATTAATATACCACATAAATACTACCAAATTTATGTAATGCACCAATACAGGCAATTTAAATGAGAACTTTCAATATCTGATTTATTCTTTAAAACATATGCAATTTGTTACTCATTTCTGTTTAGACTCTGAACaaagattttctctttttaaactgaTGTCCTTAATATTTCAGGTTGCAATGTCTGAGTTACATATCTAACCAGACCACGtttaaattcaaaattaaaagaacGTGTGcatctattttttaaatattcatcatCAAGTTTGCAAACATTTATGGTTTTAAGCAAAATCTGAACCGGAGTCTAAATACAGATTTTTGAAGCTAAACTATCCCAGAACTTTTCTATATATAAAGCAATGATGTTCCCAAAGAAGCTTTCACCATTGTCTGTCTGAGAAagttgaaaaaaacccaaagatgcTCCAAAAGTTTAACTACAGTTGATTTCAAGGCTAGGTGAGGCCtatctaaaatatatatacactggAGTCTGCTGACCTGACTTGCCttccttctgttttattcttcCAGTCTAGGgcacatttgaaaagaaaaaaggcaactcCACCagagtttcttttttaaagcagcattCGGCTAACACACACTAGTACAGAGGCTTTAAACCTCAGATTAACGATTCTGTCAGTTTTAAGCATCAACGTTCAGCCGCAGACGTTACCACGGGTGACACGGCCGCGGGGCCGGTCACGGCGCCGGGGACACTCGGGCTCCGTGGGACCGGGCGCCGCCACCAGCACGACACCGCCCCGGTtagggccgggggccgcgggagccGTCTGGGGTAAGCGcggcccagccccggcggcgcAGGGCCCCCGCCCGGGGCCTCCCGCCGGCtgcggcgccccccggccgctgcccgcaACGGGGCGCCAGGGCCaggcccgggccgcgccgcgccccggcgccccgcgcccgccggccgcccccgcgccccgcagccggcgggaggcggcccggccccgccgccgccgcgcacgcagGCCCCGGCCCGGACTCACCCTCAACAGGCGCCCCGGAAACTCCCCAACCCCCTCGCAGCGCCGCCGCCATGTTGAGGCTGGAGGCGTCCCGGCTACGGGCAGCGCGAAGGCTCAAACGGCGCCGCGGCCTCGCGGGCGGCGAGGGCCGGGGCGCGCCGCGCCAGGCGGGCAGTGTCGCGGCGGGCGGGAGTGCGGGGAAGGGGGCGCGGTGGGAGGGCTACCGCGGTGAGCCGGTGCGCAGCCGCCCGCGGACGAGGCTCCCCGCGCGGCCCAGGCtcccggggcgccgcgccgccctgggGGGGGCCCGGGCGCCCCGAGGGGCCGCCCCAGCCCCGAGCCGCCCTCCCCGGCGTGCGAAACGCCGCGGGGCCCGTCACCACCGGCTACGGCGCTGGAGGCACGACTTttgtaaaagcatttaaaaaatcctAGTCTTTAGCTAAACTAGATAGCGGAAGACTTACACCTTTCGTGGCTCTAGCAAGAGCAggtggctgtgctgtgagtgcatTGCTCCAGCTGTGCAAAATCTGCAGCAACTTCGTTAGAAAAGCCACCTACATCTCATTTGAGGCAAACGAGCCAGGCAGAGCAGCGAGAATAGCTGCCCGGAGAATAGCGTACATGGACCCAGCGTTCCCACGTAGATATTTCGAACCCGCTCCTGGCTCATTCCAAGAGAATTAGTAACATGTAGGCTATAAGCATGAGTGATTCTCCACTGCATTTGCTAAAGCTGCTccatcacacacaaaaaatgcaAGGCTAATGGgctggaagaattaaaaaaaaaaaaaaaaagtggacagCAATGTTTAGCCTTGGCCACAGAAGGCAGGTAGGCAAGATTGCCTAATTTCTGGATCTTAATAGCTCCATTGCTTAAATACACAGAACAATGGTAGTTTGACTTTGAAGTTTAGACAGCTGCCACACGTTGGTCTAAATTGCAAAAGTAGAAGCTTGCTTTTCTGTGGATCTGTCCTTTGTTCCTGTAATCCCTTCATCACAGTAACCCCAGCTCTAACCCCCCTCTCCTACCTAGACAAAAAGCAGTAGTGCTGACTGGCAGTGGCTGGCTACTCAAGCATCTAAACTTGGCCagtctttctttcctgcctgaattCCTCAGATAATTGTGGTTCCTGTGAATGAGTTATCTCGGAGATCTTCACCTCTTCCAAATTTAAACAAAACTGGCTAACAGGCTCAAAAGTTACACGGTAACAAAAAGCTAAGAGGTTATCCTTGAACAAACAGAAAAGTCTCAGTTGCTTAGCAAAAATCACTTACTTCAGATGCTTTAACAGCATCATGGACACAGGTAGTTGATACTGTATCTTTTCAACTATGATTTAAGAATACCCCTGAAAAAACTGTTACACTTCTTGGACAACACTTTAAAGTAAACACCTGTAAAACAACTAAGGTCCATGCAAGTTCACTAGACAGCATTTCTAAAAATCTTCCCACTACTACACAGGTTTAAAACAACaaatttaaaaagaggaaagaaagagcagagaatTTGAATACGTATATAGCCCAAGTACTAGGAATCAAAGGTACTTGGCTGATTCATGGAGATATGATTAAAAGGACTTAGAATGATCACAGTTTAAGGCAAGTCAGCAAGCCCCTCTGAAGCAGATTCTGCAGGAAGCAATATTAAGAACAGCTGTGAAATCATGTTTTCTGATCCTTAGTATCAAGTGAGAGACCAGAATATAACAGCTGGGATCTGCAGTGAGAGTCACTGGAGACTCACTTCAGCTCTGCTGAAATTTAATGTCCTCAGAATCTTGATGCGACCAGGAGCCCCGTGTCTGTAGTTCTTATGGCTGCttttctcactgccttccctttctGATACCTCTAATACTGAAATCATCACATAGAAAAATACAGCAGTGACCTCAAAGGGCAAACTTACTACAGGAGCTGCAAAGATAGATTTCAGGAAGGTAGAGGGGAAATTCAGAGTGCACGTAGTTGCATCAAGAGTGAGAAGAGAGGAACTGCATTATCGATGGTGGCATTTTAAGTAGGCAGGCAACGAAATGTGGAATTCCTCCAGTTGATCCTGTATCAAAAGCCCTTCCATAAAGCAGAGACCAAAACTGAAATGGAGAAACTGAAATTGAAGTACCAAATTAAACATCTTTACTATAATTCCATTGTTTATAAAATATAcccaaaacaaatgttttcttgaaaataaggaaaatagcTATGCATTGATTTTACTGGACTTCAGTGTAAACTGAtcacaaggagaagaaaaaaaaaaacactcccaccccaaacaaacagtttataaaaaggttttcatattttttaataaatgtgctTTGTTGACAAAAGGTAGTGATATAAAGACAACAGAAAtgcaaatacacatttttttccttttctcctccaaCACCTTAAGGATGAGAGATCATTCTCATGTCCTGTTGAGTCATGATTTTGAAACACTTCATAATCTGCAGACATTCTTCTTGCACCAACACCAAATATTCAAAAACTCCTGATATCACCACTTTATTGTTGAGGGAAGTTTAAGTATTTCTGTAAATTCCATTTTCCTCCTCCACCACAATCCACAAACATACAAAACCCCCCCAAAGAACACACTTCAGGTATTTAGAATGAGCAGCAAGAGAACCAAGCTTTTATGAATCTCTGGTCCCTAAAGCACAAATAAAATGGTGTCACCAAGTTGCCAAATAGCTCTAAATTTTAAATGTTAATCTATTTTAAGCTATTTATGATAAATCTTGGACTGCATTGCTTATCTGTATGAATCACAAACCAAATTATATTGACCAATGCCAACATTTATGCTAGTTGGTAAATAACTTCAAAAGGAATATCAATTAAAATGTTAAGCACACTTTGAAGTATGCACAAATTAAATTTCTGTAAACAACTGAATTAATAGCACCAATAATTTAGCTTTAACATGAGCATTGCTGGAGTCAGTAGTtaactgggaagaaaaaaaaaggttttgtctGACAAGCACTTTAGTGAACTTTAAGCATTAGATGCAAACACTGAGTTatagttttaatttcattttaaattgataATGTAATTCATTAGATGaatattttctgtagaaaattaaTATTAACAATCAACTATGATCTTTGTTTTTGAGTCTAATCTTAATTTTTACACATCAAAATATAATTGTTTATTTTGTATACAACTATACCATTCATATTCAATAACAAATTTGAATCAGATGTTAGGGGATACTTTAAATTTATGTGTAAGAGAAAAAGCTTATGTAAAGAATAAAGCATTGCAGTACAGTTCATGTTTTAGTGTAAATAGGACCAATACAGAATGACTTTTTCTAGCAAATAAGGTATATAAGAAAACAGGCAGATCAAACTGTGACACTTCAGTGCAAAACTCCAATAGAAGGGGTTAGTTTCATTTTTATAGTAACCACTGTAAAAGCCACAGTAAAACTGCAGTTTACTGCCATCTGTGAAACTATTCATTAGTATTTTCTACCATGTTCCTGAAGTCAGTCTGAAATCCATGATGTGGCACCTAGTTTGAATCATGTGTGATTAGGCAGCTACATACAGATTTAAAACACTAACATTCAAACCTGAAAATTCTGGCCATTCTTTCTAAATGGAGGGCAATCTAAGCTAAATTAATACTGAATCCTCTATTTCTACCTCTGAACAGAATTTCCCTTTCcccacacaacccccccccccataaatttatcacacaagttaaaaaaaaaacaacccttcatAACTGTAAAACACTTCTGCTCCAGCTTCTTACATTGCAGACCAGTTTTCAGACAGCTAGTTTTTATTTAACCCAACAGAAAATTGGAGTCCAAATAAGCAAAATAGTGTATGTTCATTTCACTCATTTAAGTGGTCCAAATACACTTGTTTGAGCACGTACGTGTATCCTTGAAAAACTTACATAATTAGGTTGCTTTTACAAAATTGGTCTGTAGTTATAATTTGGGAGGTCTACAATAAAGGACAATTAAAGAAAAcagttgtgttttttaaaaatgcataaatagtTTACTTTAAAACTTGACAAAAACCACCCTCTCTCCCTCAAACCCCACAGTCTGAAAAGAATACAGAACACCATCACTGGGGAAATACTGATGTATGTTAGTGCTAGTACACTCAAAACTGCAAAACCACCTTCCAGCTTTGAAGTGAAACTTAATTGTCTAGCCATACCATACTCCTCTGTGGGGGGTAACCTCCTCACCATCCTCCTGTCTACCTGCAATTCATGCAAATGAAGTTACACAGCACAAATAACTATGGATGAATATATTCCAATGTTTTGGTGTTATATCGATTTGGTGTTACCTCAAGAGGGCTGCAGTGAAAGTAAAATCAAATGCGCAAGCATTATAGTTTCTCCAGCCCAGACTTAACCAGAGTGAAACAAGTTTTGGAAAAAAGTTTTGTTCCATAATTAAGAAGGGACATGTGTGACCAAGTGTCTTAAACTATCTGCACATTTAAAgtgcaaattatttcttcctacATAAACTTCTCAGAAGCCCACCAACTCCAGTGCCTTAAGCTCAACAACATTAACAGTTAAAATATTGAAACAACATTTAGCAAATTAAATAGAATTCACACTTCACAGCACTAAAGAAAAGAATGGtacctttctggaaaaaaaattagtgaTATAAATTGTAAAGAAAGTAACAGTAATTTATGCCATGACATGAGTCATTTGCATAAAActtgtatttttcactttcatacaagaataaattttaaaattcaaaagtagaaaaaaatagcaaactcTGTAAACCTTTGCATCTTCTTTATGCAAACCATTTTTGTGTGTTGAGCCCGTGTTAGTATAGCAAAATTAGTTAAGCAAGAGGTTTGACTTAAAGGGCATTTCAACTACTACATTAACTTAGAAGCAATATAGGATCTTCTAGCTCATAAAAAGGAATTGAACTAGATTGGCTTTCTCCAGAGTCTGAGTCGTACGGAGCATCAGGTAGCTCCATAAAGCCGTAAGCTAGCTGTTCATCTTCTGTATCTGATCGAACATAGCAGGAAGTGTTGGAATACTCCTCTTCTTCTACACTGTTGAAATCCTGTGGAATATACAACATTCCTGGGTAGTTCCTGCTAACTAAGTCACTTGTTgtttgcagggaagttttcctaAATGCCATCAGATGCATGTGAGAAAACTTGGAATACTTGAAGCGTTTAAAACCCAAGGATTCTATGGcaattttccagcttttcatcaTCACTGCACGGCGATTCTGATGGGATGAGTCAGGGGTGATTACAAGCAATAAGCCATTTAATACGAGAAGTTCATGTGCCTTCTTGCAGCATATCCATCGTTGATAGGGTGATGGGAAGTAAGAAAGGAGGAGTGAAAAAACGACAACATGGAACAGCTCTCCAGGTAGAGAATCAATGGGATTTTTCAGTTGCTTAAGAAAGGCATCTATAGCATCTTGTGCCAGTTGCAGAGGTTGCTGAATTTGAAGATTTAAGAAGTCACATTTGTACACGCTCTagtggaaaaagaaatagaaaaagccaaacaaatatCAAGATTAGTTTAAAGAAGAATTCACAATTCAAACCCACAGGATAATCATGAACAGACCTCTTCATTCCCTTGAGGATATTTCAAGTCTGCTAAATATGCCTCTTGCTAGTAAATCAAACAATCtaaaatactgatttaaaaataGTGTGTAATGCTAGCTTTCACAGTTGCAAAGAAAATTTTTAGATGTGGAACAATTTATTGGAGATTTGATAGCTATATGaactgttcattttttaaaaaagaaaatggcagaTTAGCCCTAACAAAATGTTTCTAGTGTCAAATCAACTATTTTgctattgattaaaaaaacaaaaacaaaaaacacagacagGCCTGAATTGCTTTTGTTTCTCCAGGTGCTGGAAGCTAAAACCATCCCATATTAACTACCAAATTTCCCTGTCTTCCCAGTATACTATACCTTGTCAACACAGTTGCATATTAAAATGTGGCAACAGCATGAAACAatgtaattcttaaaaaaaaaaaaaagtctagactGTTTTTCATAAACCGGATATCAGTgattagaaaataaatttgataCCTAAACACCTCCACACATTTTTTAAGGAGTCAGGGAAATTCAATACTTTGGTCACTTGGAAAAAGGCGACATTACTTAGTGGTGCAGAAACATGAAGAAGCTATGGCAAGACAAGCTATGTTAGAAGTTACAGTATGGTTGCTGCTTTGCAGTAAGGACACTCACTGTTACACTTTGCATTTACAGCAAAGCTAAAACATGCACTTTTAGGCCACTACCACAGAAAGATAAAAGCTTTAAATTCATCAGCTGATCATTTGTGTGCCCAAGCCATCAAAGACAGGAAATGACACAACAATATAACATACAAAAGAATAAGTTCATAACATCCTCAATCATAGAAAATTCTCAAAAATATAATCTAACAGTAATATTATGCTATTCACTTTGACAGTTCATATTCACCCACACCTCAGACTGACTTCTCTCatgaaaaaaggtattttttaagAGACAAGGTTTCAACACAATAGCAGCAAAAAATGATCCTAATGACTACAGAATGTGCAGTGAATGACAGTCTTCtaaaaaattaagtgaaaatgaaagcagaaacaaaatattctgtGGAGCACATCTGAAAGGTAAAGTTAAGTATGGTGCATTTTCAtaccacaaaaatattttacaaaacaatAATCAAAAAAGTAATACCATTGTAAAGGTATTCATAAACCAATTCATATACACAACTATTTGGAAgtagaagaaaacattatttctgtTCATATAAAATCATTTTATCTTCAGAGAATATGCAGTAAATTAGAAAAATTAATCAGTGTCCCAAAAatctgtgatttatttttcacTAGCTTTAGTCTTGGTCATTGGTATGCAAAAATCAAGAAAGAGTTGCATTATGTGGCTATGATCAAGAAATTTTATTTGCAATCGCTATACCTGCTGGGCTACATTCTGCTTCCTTGTAATATTTAGCATAGGAAATTAACAGTCGTAACTTCATGATGTCTACTAAtaagttttaaagaaagaagtgctttgaaatataatttttcagGGTAACATGATAAGTGTTGCTTCTAAGTGAAGTTAAGTTAGATGTTGCACATATACACTTGAGAAATAGCTATTTAGACTGCAAATCTCTCAGTAGTGGAAAAATACTCATAAAACAGgcaagaataattttaaaaataatttcatgacTACAggatgttcaagtggaatttgaaTAGTGCAAGGCAGTTTTAGGAGAAGATCACTGCCATACTGCTAAATTCTACTCTAGACATACAAGTCTTCAACTGTCATTCTTAACACTCTTCTAGAAACTGAAACAGCAAGCAGTCAGATTTCAGTGCATCCACTGACATCAAAGAACTCAATCCTACCtgtaatttctttatttttaatttcagtatcCTTCCAGCCCTTTTTTGCCTCATACCATATTTATAACAATAAAACATCTGCATATTCAGCATGTTTCCCAGCAATATAAAATTGTATTTGAACTTAATTATTCCTCTTCTGAAAGTGGAGATTTTCCCTTGCTtccaattttgcttttttttttttaatgtagataaATCAAGCTATGTTAAGAAAGTAACCACTACTAATTATATTCTGAAAGATCTGTGTTACAAGCAGAGCTTTTGAAGGAACGGCCAACAAAAACACGAGGTCAAGAAGTTTTGCTTTCCCcagtctctctcccttcctcctatTCACAGTTCTGCGTACTTCCCTCAGTGTACTTTACACTAAGACACTGAAAATGGTCATTGAACAATGCCTAGCTAAATGGAATACCAATCTTTTCTTGATGCAGCTTTTCATTCctcaaaacacaaaaccaaaacttATTTCCATATTCATACATCTACAGTTTAAGTTTTCTCTATATGAAACATACAAATTCTAAACACTTAAGACATTTATTCTCTTACACTAATAAGAGATTTCCTCTAATTTTCCTCTAATAGTTTTTCCCTCAGTTTTACATCTTCCTTATTCCTCAAATTAGATTTTTGGTTTTTTGAAAGATACATGTCCCTTTCTGTATCTTTATCTGCATCCTGCTTTGCCATTTTGCTATGTTAACAAATACTATTAGGACTCACAAAAGTCATGTTAAgagggaaagacaaaaggaacaCATCATGACTGCAGCAGAATTAATGCATTTCAGAACCTTATTACATAGAGCAAATGCAACAATTTACTCCAAACATAGTACTTACAATAAAGAGCATCCTAAGCTGATACATTTGCCCTCAGGACTGAGAAAGTTCAATAATATTTGTAGCAATAAACTGAAAGGCCCCACTATAGCACACTTATTAACACCCTTCCCCCTCAAACCCATCCCCAAGTACAGTCACTGATCATTTCTTTCTGCCAGCAAATGCAGCCTCTGAGAGAAACCCTTCATGCCTAAGCAAAAATCTACCTAAATTTTATTTAGGCCTTTTAAGATGCAAGGACTTATGTGAAATGCCATTAAAAGATGGCTACAAACACTTTCCAATTTTAAGATCCACCACAACGTTATAAAGGTATAACTCATAAAAAAATATagatcttttaaaacaaaacaattagcGTTCTCTATTAATAAATCCTGGAACTTGTTCATGCGAATGGACATGGTATGAAGACCACAGCTCACTCAAAGCAAAAGATATTTAGGATATATATTTAAGTattaaacatacatttttaaaaccttttgaaGTATTCTAAAATATctgagaatgaaataaaatatcaatTCAGCAAATATTACACACCTCAACAGCTGGAACAATATCTATGCCAACTGTCAGAAATTCTTCAAACTTCAGAAATGGATTAAAGCAGCTACCAACATCAAGTAATCTGATCTTTCCCAAGGAGTGGAGCAATCTAAAAAGCAAGAAGAGTTCAGTTTTATCAAATGTTATTTGTTGAAGCTATATTCTGAATTACAATTTCAGATAACTAACACAGGAAACTTCTTGTAGTGTTCTACAATAGTGACTAATAGAAATGAACGCATTGCTTGAATTGCTGACGTGCCTACGAAAATCAAGTCCCATCAGTAAAGCAGATGGTCCTCAGGCTGAAGATCCTGAGCTATTAATATTGTAATAGTAATAACTTGTGCAACTTGTAGTAACAAACTAAAAGGCAATTTGAGTGTCTGCTACTCAGGCTGATCAGAGTTTACCTTGTCTTTCCCTATTTAATCTCTTTGTGGTATTTACCAGCATGTCTTAAATCACACAAAGTTACTTTTATTACAATTTCAGGAGTTCAAAAGACAAACTGACAACACTACCAATTTGTCAGTCCCATTTTAAAGGGCATCTGAAGTCAAGCATTACAATCTGATTTAACAAAGACAGAGGATGCACAATGGTATTCTCaaataaaccaaaaaagaaaatatttaatgattccctgcaaaatattttttattatctaAACATCCCAACATTTAAACGTAAGACCCATGTTAAACAACTTTGCTGAAAACAGATGACTGCTTGAGGTTCTCTCCATTTCTATT from Apteryx mantelli isolate bAptMan1 chromosome 1, bAptMan1.hap1, whole genome shotgun sequence includes:
- the BMT2 gene encoding S-adenosylmethionine sensor upstream of mTORC1 isoform X2, which codes for MGDFDKIWREHCEDEETLCEYAVAMKNLADNHWAKTCEGEGRIEWCCSVCREYFQNGGKRKALEKDEKRALLASKTSPALNVSQTPKIEEPLPTFGLTNHEAVTEELLHSLGKIRLLDVGSCFNPFLKFEEFLTVGIDIVPAVESVYKCDFLNLQIQQPLQLAQDAIDAFLKQLKNPIDSLPGELFHVVVFSLLLSYFPSPYQRWICCKKAHELLVLNGLLLVITPDSSHQNRRAVMMKSWKIAIESLGFKRFKYSKFSHMHLMAFRKTSLQTTSDLVSRNYPGMLYIPQDFNSVEEEEYSNTSCYVRSDTEDEQLAYGFMELPDAPYDSDSGESQSSSIPFYELEDPILLLS
- the BMT2 gene encoding S-adenosylmethionine sensor upstream of mTORC1 isoform X1; translation: MEAALRPRPGGAAALPQPPEQERKLEQEKLSGVVKSVHRRLRKKYREVGDFDKIWREHCEDEETLCEYAVAMKNLADNHWAKTCEGEGRIEWCCSVCREYFQNGGKRKALEKDEKRALLASKTSPALNVSQTPKIEEPLPTFGLTNHEAVTEELLHSLGKIRLLDVGSCFNPFLKFEEFLTVGIDIVPAVESVYKCDFLNLQIQQPLQLAQDAIDAFLKQLKNPIDSLPGELFHVVVFSLLLSYFPSPYQRWICCKKAHELLVLNGLLLVITPDSSHQNRRAVMMKSWKIAIESLGFKRFKYSKFSHMHLMAFRKTSLQTTSDLVSRNYPGMLYIPQDFNSVEEEEYSNTSCYVRSDTEDEQLAYGFMELPDAPYDSDSGESQSSSIPFYELEDPILLLS